In Tripterygium wilfordii isolate XIE 37 chromosome 17, ASM1340144v1, whole genome shotgun sequence, the genomic window CAGTCACATCTGAACAAATGAACAACTTGGTCTCGAATTTAAACATGTTGGAACAAGTGGGAAGCTCTGAAATGAATCGCATATTTACGCGGAGTCAAAAATTGAATAGTGAGGCTATAATAGACTTTGTCAAAGCTCTCTGTAAggtttccatggaggagctgcGCTCTGCATCTGATCCACGGGTTTTCAGCCTAACGAAGATTGTTGAGATTGCGTAAGAATAAAATCATTATACGTTTTTGTATCCCTTGTACATTATCTTTTTTTTGTCGTCTTGATTTATTTCTATCCAAAGCCCATTTTGGAGTTCTAtaacaaacacttttttttgtccttttttcagGCATTATAACATGAACAGAATTAGGCTTGTATGGTCAAGCATCTGGCATGTGCTCTCCGAATTCTTTGTGTCCATTGGTTGTTCTGAAAACCTTTCAATTGCGATATTTGCAATGGATTCTTTACGGCAGTTGTCAATGAAATTCTTAGAGCGAGAAGAGTTGGctaattataattttcaaaatgagtttATGAAGCCTTTTGTCATTGTGATGCGGAAAAGTGGTGCAGTTGAAATCAGAGAATTAATCATCAGATGCGTCTCCCAAATGGTTTTATCTCGTGTCAACAATGTAAAATCAGGATGGAAGAGTATGTTCATGGTATTGGAATATTCGAAAACTCTACTTTTTATTAACTTTTTATTCATATAAGCAATCACTTCATTCAAGTGATCATTGCTTTAATTTTACCCCCACAACCGAGCATGTCGCAcggtggtagagttgcaagggtgcaacctagaggttacagGTTCAATACCTGTTGGGcacaatctctccacatattatgcggggtaaggtttgcatacATCTTGTCCATCGCTGACCATGCCCACTGCAGAGGGAGTTGttaacccttttttttaattgctTGTCGCTTTATTTGTTGCAACTCGTTGCAACTCATTTCTGACACATTGTATATAATAGTTATTTCTGTGAAATGTTTTTCCAGGTTTTCACAACAGCTGCCTATGATGACCATAAAAACATTGTACTGCTTGCTTTTGAAATTATTGAGAAGATAATACGAGATTACTTCCCATACATCACTGAGACTGAAACCACCACCTTTACAGATTGTGTAAATTGCTTAATTGCATTTACCAATAGTAGATTTAACAAAGACATTAGCCTCAACGCAATTGCTTTTCTACGGTTTTGTGCCAAAAAACTAGCGGAAGGAGATCTTGGCTCCTcatcaaaaaataaagatagGGATGGGTTGGGAAAGATCACTCCATCGTCGCCTCATCCAGGAAAAGATGGAAACCTAGAGAATGGAGAAATGACAGACAAGGAAGATCATTTATGTTTCTGGTTCCCATTGTTGGCTGGTAAGGAAACGACTTGAGTTGCTACTTTTCATGTTATAAAGTACATTTTGAGTTTGCTCAACTTTCCAGGCTAGGTAGGTTGTGTGCCTTTTGCCTTCTGTTTtggaattcaaaatttttgtcTGTAACCATTGAAATTAGCTCTCTTCTTTATGCAGGTTTATCAGAACTGAGCTTTGACCCTAGACCAGAAATCAGGAAGAGTGCCTTACAGGTGTTGTTTGATACTTTGCGTAACCATGGTCATCTTTTCTCACTTCTGCTATGGGAACGTGTGTTTGAATCTGTTCTGTTCCCGATATTTGACTATGTGCGGCACGCTATAGATCCATCTGGCGAGGATTCATCTGGACAGGGCATTGATAGTGATGTGGGTGACCTTGATCAAGATGCGTGGCTATATGAGACATGTACATTGGCCCTTCAATTAGTAGTTGatctttttgtcaaattttaTAGTACTGTCAGTCCTCTTCTGCAGAAGGTGCTGATGCTCTTGGTAAGCTTTATCAGGCGTCCCCACCAGAGTCTTGCTGGTATTGGTATTGCTGCATTTGTTCGTTTAATGAGCAATGCGGGCGAACTATTTTCTGAGGATAAGTGGCTAGAAGTGGTTTCGTCATTAAAGGAAGCTGCTAATGCAACACTTCCTGATTTCTCTTACCTTGTTAGTGGTGGAGGGACCATAGTTAAAAGTTCTCAACATGATTTGACTGGACAGAGTAATGGAGACTCTATTGAGTCGGGCTTGTCTAATGATGATTTGGAGAGCTTGAGGACAAAACGTCTTTATGCTTCCATATCAGATGCAAAATGTCGAGCCGCGGTTCAACTTTTATTGATTCAGGTAtcttccttttgctttagtgCCGTGAAACTGTCGAACACCTTATCAGAAAAACAGTGAGCCTTAACCGAAACATTGTCGTGGACtgcataaatattttgtaaaatcCTACTCGGATAAtgttgagacccccaaaaagtgacccccaattAATGTGGAGGGTAAGATGGTAAGTGGACCTTACATGTGtgcttttaatcaatgactattttaatgtcacatagatttagggTTCTTTTGGGGGTCACAAAATGGGGGATGTAGCATTGTCCAATCTACTCAAGGCTTCATCATGTTGATTCTTCTTTGCCACTCAATTTTATCTTAATTTGCATGTTGTGTATATTCTTTTGCAtctatattattttttgtttgctttaatTCATAGCATGTCATCTTTGCTCAGATCATGTTCAATTGAAGTTATTCTTACTGCAAATGAATATGTCCATTTCTTTACACTATTTCCTTCATCAAAATTTTCTGTCCTATGCTAAATCTACAACTACATGCATGATCTGTGCTGTATCCATTGCTCTCAAGTCAAATGAGTTGCATGTTTCGCGTACTATAGTTGTTTAATTTATGAGTTTGGTAAGGTTTCAATttgtttgtctttgttttttcctCCCCAACATTGGTTTCTATTACATTATGTAGTGGAAGAGGGATGCATCTAGTAAGGTAGGATAGCCagcggctcaactagcaacttccCTATCACATTTTACACGAGGTCACAAGTTTGATCCCCCCTTTACCTGCCTGGTTACGAGCCTTTttgaaaaagtaaataaaaccATGGATGTTTGCAGACCATCAGGAGTTgaagctctttttttttcatgaataagAGTTGCTGAAATTGAATTCACTCGGTTATAGTTTCTGAAATTGTTTGATACTTGTGTTGAAATGTAGGAACTTAAAGAAAAAATGCACTTACAGGGGATGCTTTATACTCTCTCACATATAATAGAAACTATGACGTAGATTTACAATTTTAACTTCTGAGGCATCAGGCATGGCTTTAAATCAAGGATTTGGCACCTCCATCTTTATTTTATGTATCCACAATCAACATGAATGATGCCcctttgtgttttgttttttttttcttttcctgtgTTTCTTTGGACATGGTTTTGAATATCTTCTTGTTTCAATTTGGCAGGCAGTTATGGAGATATACAACATGTATCGATCTCATCTTTCTTCGAAAAGCACCTTAGTtctttttgatgctttacatGACGTTGCCTCCCACGCTCACAAGATCAACGATGATACTCTTCTACGTTCAAAGCTACAGGAGTTTGGTTCAATGACTCAAATGCAAGACCCTCCCCTATTACGCCTTGAGAATGAATCTTATCAGTTTTGCCTCACGTTTCTACAGAACCTTATGCTTGATAGGCCTCTGGGGTATGACGAGGGTGAGGTGGAGTCCTGCCTTATTGACCTATGCAGGGAGGTGTTGCAGTTTTACATTGAAACTGCGTCTTCTGGCCATTCATCTGAATCATCAGTCAGTGGGCAACCCTGTTGGTCGATACCTATGGGTTCGGGAAAACGAAGGGAATTGGCTGCCCGCGCACCTCTTATTGTGTCAACTCTCCAGGCCATCTGTAGTTTAGGAGAGTCTTCATTTGAAAAGAACCTGACTTGTTTCTTTCCGTTTCTTTCAAGCTTGATAAGTTGTGAACATGGTTCAAATGAGGTCCAGATGGCTTTGAGTGATATGCTCAGCTTAACAGTGGGTCCTGTTTTGCTTCGTTCATGTTGACTTGGGTGAGCTCAGACTTTGGTATAGGGAGATGTAAGATATTCATGTCGAAGTCTGTAGTTACTATTTTTATCCACTTTTCTTTATAGTAATTGTTTTTGCAGCATAGTTTCACAGTATCGAGGGTTATGATGGTTTTGGATATTGCTTCTGATCGTTGTGTAGTTTGTTTAGATTGTATCTTTGGGAGTTCTTATGTCGTAtgctagtatttttttttcaacaaatgaatttcatGGAAATAGTTTCCCGTAAAGAATTGATTCTGCTACATGTGCAGGGCTATAGGCTTTTCCTGGTTATGTTAATTGGTGTTGATTGTTCGCACTCGAAAATGTCCAAATTTATGCCCATGAATGAATCCTCCACCTGATGCTTTATTCGATGAATGGGTAACTTGGGGGTATATCCATATTGACAGGTATTCGTTTATCCTTTAGATTTTCAATTGAAGATACGTCAATGTAGAGAGTTTCTTTCTTACCATCTTCTGTCTTTTTCTTTGTAGTCAAATGAGTTCTGGTTTATTTTGTTGATCTGCTAATCTTATACAAACGGTCAGTGATAATCGGTATAGGTAAATCAATAGAAGGTAGGTCTTTGGTGTATGAAGGATTACATTAAGACTCTTATGTTAAATATTCATTGTGACAGTTACTCTCTGATTTCCCCCTATTTCCATCTTTATTTCAAACTCTTTCAACGTTCTTTCAGTTCTTGAATTATTTGTGATTTGAACGTGGAAATCATGGTTGAttgcatcttcttttttttttgtttaatctgTATGATTTAGTGCATCTTGATATGTTCACAGGATTTATTCTCTACACATAAATAGGGTCATATGATTAACAAATGAGTAGAAATTCGTTTCCAGGGATTTTTTTATTGCCGTTGTTTTGACTCATTTGAAGGCCGTCTTGATCTCCCTATTTGGTCGTCTTCAACTTGATCTTCAACCTCCTGTAGGCATCTAGTAAAATACTACTGGGTAGATAGATAGATGTCAAATTGGTTTGCTGACTTCATTAATGTCATTTATGGAGTCAATGGAGAGCCAAAAACATATGAGTCGGAATCAGCGTGAGAAATGCGGTGACGTAATTCCGCTGACTAGGAGCATTGAGAGAgagatattattattatttcctcCAATAATGCTGCCCTGGAAACGCTATCTATCTCGTGAGACACTGTCAGACTGATATGAGGCTGAAATTCTGGCCTTTATTGTTTCCTttgcttttgatatttttctgtCCCAGATTTGTTTCCTCGTGTTTCACCTGGAAGCAAGGGCCGTACGTGATTTGAATGACCAAAACACAACTGCCTCATCTGCAGTTTGTGAAGGCTTTTTATTGTAGTTACTCATTCAGTAGCATAGTTTTTCTAACTTGCACATGAATCCAACGCCCTGTTTGCCGAACAGGGGAACTCTTCGGTCAGTCACTAACACGACGCTAACTAGGTAAAATATTCTATGCCCGCATTTTTATGCCGTTTACCAGTTCAGATTGCATCCACCAACCACGACTTCATCACATTCTGCAGTAACAAGGGCTTGGTTTTATCGTCTATTGACATTGACAttgacctctctctctctctctctctctctgtgtatgTAATTATATTGATAACATTTACAAGGAAGAGAATCCAAAGCCTATACCATAAAACGTTCCATTGAAGACTCTTCTTCATCCATATAATCATTACTAAATGACAAATTCATGAAAAAGAGTTGCCCATACATCACACTTTCAATAGTTTTCTGCTCATGTTACCCTCGAAACAGCTGACTTTTTCACCGCTACTTCTTTCTTTGTCCTCTCCCTCTCCCCTTTGGTCATGTTGAAAACTTGGTTGAGCTCCCCATTACGGGCCATGGACAGATGTTCCAAGAGAGGAAGAATCAAGAGATTATCTTCTGGTTTTGATTTGTTGGCCTCACCTTTCTCAGACATGAAAGTGTCAGACCAGTTGAAGCAAGTGTTCAAGGCTATCGATGTGGACGGAGACGGAAAGATATCttcagcagagctgaaggaagTGCTATTGTCCCTCAGTTACAAGAAATCAATGAGAGTAGCAGCCAGGGAAGCTGAAGTGATGGTGAGAGTATTGGATTGTAATGGAGATGGGGTTATTGACTTGGATGAATTCATTGATGCAGTATATAACATGAATGATCTGAAATCTGGTGATGAAGAACATCATCTTATGGATGCTTTCAGCATCTTTGATACAAATAAGGATGGCCTGATCTCTGCTATGGAGTTACAGAGGGTTCTCCACAACCTTGGATTTGAGAATTGTAGCCTTAAAGAGTGTAGGCGTATGATTCAAGGTGTTGATAAGGATGGTGATGGGTTTGTGGATTTCAAGGAATTTAAGTTCATGATGACTGTAAGTGCTTTTGAAGGTTAGCAAATTTCATTCACCTAGTCACCTCCATGTACCTACATAGTGTTCCAAATGCAGGTTTGTATAAGAAATCTATGTTTCTCACTTGAtgattttctcttgtttttcttcttcttcttcttcttgtcaccAAACTTTTACTTATGTTCCAATGCATGTTGAAATTTTCAGCCTaaacacaccaataatattgttccCTTTGGGTTTCGGTTCACTTGTCGATACATCGGTTTACCCTAAAAGTTTGTTTTTTCATGGGCTGTTGTCAATGATACTTGGGCCTAGAAAATGCGTTGGTAATGTGAGAGCGTTTTgactttacttataaaccactcgaCTGAGTTATGTTAGACCGATATGAGATTATAGTCTTGACACTCCTCCACACTTGTATGTTGGGTTatgttagacccaacaagtggagtagatgtCACGTTCAACTAAATCGAGACTTTGCTCTGATACTATGTTGAAACTCTTAacccaaacacatcaataatattgtcctcTTTAAGCTTCGGCTCACTTGTGAATACATGGGTTTACCCTCAAGATTTTTGTTCTTTATGGGTCATTGCCAATAGTATGTAGGCCCAAAAAATATGATGTTGATGTGAGAGGGTCTGGGCTTTACCTATAAACTACTTGATTGGATTATGTCAGATCGATGTGAGATTCTCGTGTTCACAATGCATaaccaaacacacacacactaaaCTATCAAAGAAAATTATGTACACAAACAAACGAGTTGTGGTACTAGTCTGTCTATATCTGAAAACGACAATACAGTGCATGTCAGTTGGCGTAGATAATCAATGATTCGTTCAGCTAGTGTCTGAACAGAGTGGTCGATCTAAAGCATTCCAAATTTTTACACCAAACCAAAAGCCAAGCTATTATCTGAGAgagtttaaaaaataaaaaaaaaactttcctaAATGTTACAGAGTTGTCTTTTAACATATAATGGGCCTTAAGTAAAGCAGGCCCACAGTTGTGCAGCACTTAAAATTGTGCTTTGTCTGGATCTTCTGGCCCACAGTTATCCAACAGGAAAGATTGGGCTCTGGCTGGATCTGTTAACTTTTGAAAATAATGGATCTGCAGGCCCACAGTTATCCAACAGGAAAGATTGGGCTATGGCTGGATCTGTTAACTTTTGAAATAATGGATCTGCAGGCCCACAATTATCCAACAGGAAAGATTGGGCTCTGGCTGGATCTGTTAACTTTTGAAAATAATGGATCTGCAGGCCCATAGTTGTCCAGCATAAGAGATTGGACACTTGATcatacaaaagaagaaaaggaaaacaagaagAGATTTTAACACTTCTGGGTACAATATATCCTGTAATTAAAAGATAGATATACAAGATTTTGGTCTCCTAGTTCAtgttaattaaaatatatatatatatatattggttttCTTAACTTAATATTTACTTCAGGggattttgttttctaaattaaTGGGTATATTTGAAACTTATTTGCCATTGTTGACAAAAGGGGTTTCCATGAAAATTGGCCAAGAAAATATGGTAGACGACAACAATGGAGGCGAAAAATTAGGGTTACAGGCAATGAAGACAAGCATCTAATATTATTCAATCACAACGGGAATATAAATCGTTGACATTGTGCTAACCAAGTTGCACTAGCTTTTGGTATAAAAGTTTGTTTAATCGAATTAATTAATAGATTAATCAGCTAAGTAGGTGGAGAGATGACTATCACTATTCTTCACATGGGAACCTCAGCTTGGTCGGCAGAAAGATTAGACACTAAAATTGAATATTATCGTTGATCGATGCCAattttttgattaattaagtGGAGAAAGAGAACTTTGGATTGGCCTTTCATGGAAGACATGAAAATGGGTGCAAATTCTCAAACCACTTTAAATGAAAAGTGACTTATAATTAAATACTAAAAGACTAATTAAGTAAAACATGGAACACAAATATTATGCAAGATTCGAAGACATAGGTGCCCTTCACATGGGATTGTATGTTAGTGTTTATTGTGATGTGGTCCATATTGTCTATGGATTAGCTATTATAATTTTTCAGCCCATACATACATCAACATTATTGTCCGCTTTAAATTATTTGATTCTTG contains:
- the LOC119982134 gene encoding probable calcium-binding protein CML23 — encoded protein: MLKTWLSSPLRAMDRCSKRGRIKRLSSGFDLLASPFSDMKVSDQLKQVFKAIDVDGDGKISSAELKEVLLSLSYKKSMRVAAREAEVMVRVLDCNGDGVIDLDEFIDAVYNMNDLKSGDEEHHLMDAFSIFDTNKDGLISAMELQRVLHNLGFENCSLKECRRMIQGVDKDGDGFVDFKEFKFMMTVSAFEG